The following nucleotide sequence is from Citrus sinensis cultivar Valencia sweet orange chromosome 6, DVS_A1.0, whole genome shotgun sequence.
AAATACAAAAGCTAAATTAGCAGTTCCAATGATGCAAGCATCTTTTGAAAATATCTACTACGGGTATTGGTAGTGAAAAATGAATGATTAGCCGAAAGTGgggtaaaagctcatttagtctatttattttaagattaatgtTCATTTAgttcatgtattttaaaaaatatctcgaAACATCCATGccattaaagtattgatatCCCTATCGttacttttcatttcttttagtttatttttacaatattacccttttataataatttttttggacattaataaaaagaaaataattaaattactaatttaacccttaaaaaaattatattaatttttttgcaagcaccgTTTGCATACTTGgtagtttgcatacaatttttgacaattaaaaattaatataaatttttatttttattttttagggttaaattggtaatttaattattttatttttattaatatccaaacaaaaaattattattaaagggtaatattgtaaaaataagccaaaagaaataaaaagtaacggtaagggtatcaatactttaatggAAGGATGTttcgaggtatttttaaaaatataggaactaaatgcatattaatcttaaaatacatgGACTAAATAGACTTTTACCCGCAGAAAGTGCATGGGTTGGTGCTGCGAGAGCAATAATGCACTTCACAAGACACATATTAATACACCTTTAAAGACACTATAGCTTTCAAAGTTAAGCATTTGTTTTTCACTCAAGTTTAGGCTCATCTTCCCGTGGGAGCCAATTGTTTTCACAACGAAAATGAACccaatatctttttttttcaccccTTTCTTCAATTTGAGAAGATTCAGGGAACCAAGTTCATCAAAAAGGAAATATATGACATATGATTTTGCGTTGAATGGCGCATggaaatttttaatgttatttttggCATGGAGCAAAGGGGTTGGCTATACTTTTGTATTGttttaaacataaattaatcacCCATAATCTGTACTTTATGTATTGCTAATTTAGTATTCAAGTGAGTCATACTCATATGCACATTTAAGAATTCACTAAACACGAAATGGTGACTCGATTAAACAAATAGAAGCATCTCCTAAACAAAAAAGACACTTTGAAAGGAAGACACAATCCCATTACTTTTGTGAACCAATCGTGATTAAGAGAAGTACTCAACTtgaagattaatttaattagaattattatttatatttgttgggTTATTGGTAGCAAAGATTTTGTACACAGCCGCAGCTACAGAATGTGAAATAGGATCTCTCCATTTCCCACCATtcaaaattcttcttcttttacaCCATCATTATCTCGTTGTATAATATGCTAATGATTGGTGATGAATTATTGGAGAGAATCTCAATTCAATCCTAAATTGTTTGCTTTCCAACATGGAGGCCATTATCATTATGTTTAGAATTATGGGCAACTTTTTGATGCTCAAAAGCAATATATTTTGTCCATTAGAATAATTTCTCAAGTATTTCACTGAGCCCCATTATGAATCCATGGCCTAGACGAAAATTCTTTCTAATTACAAAGAGCCCATCCTATAGGGAAGCGGGGAATCATTCTAGCCAAATTTTGAGGgataattcaaaagcaaaaacacTCATGATCAATGAATTATACGAAGATAGTCAATTTGAGagagaaataatttaaaattagtaatgGTTATCTTAGAACTGTTCAGAGTTATAATACAAATCACAATCATACAcgcaaagtaataaataaataaataaataatatattataattttaatcgtATAGCTATAAAAACATGCTCTATCTTAGAACGGCTCCAACATAACTAAACTCttcaaaatttacaaaatttacaattaaaacaaCTCTCGTTATCCTTATGGTGTCACACATCTGTCATTGTATATACAAATCTTGTAACTTGTCGTGAGGATAATGTACTGCATGGCATCATCTATGTCAAACGTATGCGGTTGATAGATTGTTATTGGATTTCACCAAAGATAGGTTTTTGTGTCAGCCTGCCATTATGCCACCTCTTTTCCACTAAGAAATAGTTCATTTTCAGCCTTTAATTCTAGATAAATACAAACCCATAATGCGTAAAACACCgtcaatatttttcaaaattatgaaCACCACGAAAATGAAGTGAGATTTAGACAATGTGATTTTGTGCATTTGTTGTCTAATGTAGATCAGAACAAAATGCTTCCACCATCTGAGAGAACTACTACCACCATCACCACCACTACctgacaataattaataaaaggtattttaataaattataatatttttaaaataaaataaacatatcaataaaaataaatttcattcgATTTCGATTCCTACAACccaaataaataacttattctgATTTTCATTCTTGATTCCGATTTCAGTTCATTCTGATTTCAACTCATTCGGATTTCaatctattttaattactgaTTCCGATTCTAACCcattcaatattattatttttatcattcacCAAGTACAAATCCCCAATTGCCATCGTCTCCAGGTTAATCTCGTTCGTCTATTTCCTATCATTTCTTAGAAATAATGAAAGTTACCATGATTGCGGGAAAAGGAATAAAACTCACCCGAAGATCAATGGATACAAAAAATCTTTTCTGAAAGGCAACCAAAAGTTCCGTAAATCCAGCATCACCGTGCTGGCATAAGCTTTATACATTGAATTAAGCTAAAGTTATCGAGATAATCAAATGCAGAATTTGCTAAACGGAGGATATTGATTCATTTGCTCATTCCatgatttttacattttatgatttatttgaaaaatgaagtgAAGTGATCAAACTAACCTAACAAAGTTCCATTTACATTCACTAACCTTTATTCAACCGCTATGTAGGTACAACCTCAGGCTCCAAGGGTGATGACGAATTGTCATCTTCAGCAGTCCCACCCTCTTTTGTCTCTTTTGACTCCTTGTCATCTTCTAAAAATCCTTTCTTAAATCTATCATAATTAGTGGGTTCACTATGTTTGAAAGGGCGTTCTCCCAATACCCGAACCAAGTCATCTTGATGTAAGACTTCCTTCTCAAGCAACTCTTCTGCAATCTGTGCCACATGCTCTCTGTGCTCTTCTATCAACTTGACAGTGTGATCATATGCCTTACCCACCCATTCTCTTACTTCGTTGTCAATAATTGCACCAGTCTTACTGCTATAGGGCTTGGTCATCTCAAAGGTATCATCTCTCTGAGGGAAGGAAAGAAGACCCACCTTGTCACTGAAACCATATACCGCCACTTGAGCATACGTCATCTTAGTCACTTTCTCCAAATCATTTTGGGCTCCAGTGGATATTTTCCCCAGCAAAACCTGCTCCCAAGAAAAATCAGAACAGCATAATAAAAACGAGTAAGCGAAAATAATAGAGCAATTATAGGGCTCTTGCACTTTACAACCTTACAAAActagacgcttacactttcaaCCATTCAGCATTTTAGTATCAGATGAAGTACAAACAAAACCATGGAGAGGGGGATCCAATATAACAACCTTGCAAAGCTAGAGCCCTTGCACTTGATGCAGGTATAAGAGAAATACAATTCAGGTGAATCAGATGAATTTGGAGTAAAAAACATGTATCAGCTTATTCCATGAATACACACAGAACTTTCAAAGCCCAGTCTTAGGCTAAATTAAGTAATTACatgcatttaattatttttaagtcaaTATGCATTTCCAGGAATATGTCTAATATCATATATCCAGGAATATAAGAAGTAAAGAGAAAACAGGGAGAGGGATCTGCAAGGGAGAGAGTGGTCTGTAAAGTCACCTGCTCAGCAGCTCGACCACCAAGTGTCATGCATGTCATATCAAACAGCTGCTCTTTGGTCATCAGAAGATTTTCATTGGGCACATACTGGGCGAACCCAAGAGCTGCAGTACCGCGAGGGACAATAGTTACCTTCAGCAAGGGTTCTGCATGTTCCAAGAACCAACCAGCAACAGCATGACCTGATTCATGGTAAGCAACAGTCCGTCTTTCCAGCTTGCTTATGACCTAGTGAAGGAACAGAAGCAGTTCAATCCAGGGTTCTAGaaaatcaaaaatcaaaaaaggCATATTCCCAAATGTTCCGTCAGAAGTTTCCGGCAAGCACCACTCAAGTCCATCCACATAGTTAGTGATGCCACAAACAGAAAATGTAACCATCTGTTCACAAATCAAGAGCtaatattttgaaagattAAGATATCATTGTACTCTCAGGCATGATACAAGCAAAGCTTCTACTGAAAGAAACTTTTTGCGGTACACctggaaattttatttgtaagagCTTTAAAAGTACTTTTCTTCCTAAAAAACATTATTCTGCTTAGGCTATTAGGCAGCATTTTTTATAATACTCAAAGCACTTTCAAACAAACCAGAAAACACCCTTGGGGCAGTAGAAGAGGCCTTGGGATCACATTCCACTCACACCAGATTGAGGTGGGGCTTGgtttatattaaaagaaagaagaagaagaagaaaaaaataaataaataacaccaCAAAAACAGTAACACCCAGAAGTAATACCGCacaataaagaaacaaaataccttattcttcttctccaGACCACCAATGACCctatctatggctgcctcaaaaTGTTGCATAGTGATCTGTGCACTCTCATTCCTTGCTGCAATTAAAGCAGCTTCGTTGCAGACATTTGCAATGTCTGCTCCAGCAAATCCAGGAGTGAGTGCAGCAAGTCTCTGGGAGTAAAATGATGGTTCATTATCAAGTTTCAGCTTCTTCAAatagatttgaaaaatctGGTCACGACCTTTGATGTCAGGTTTGTCGATTGTTATTTGACGATCAAATCGACCAGGTCTCAATAGGGCTTTGTCTAAAATATCTGGTCTGTTTGTGCCAGCAAGTACAACAACTCCAGCGGTGGTTCCAAATCCATCCATCTCTACAAGCAACTGATTAAGAGTACTTTCACGCTCATCATTGCCACCAGAAAAGCCTCCACGACCCCTTGCTCGACCAATTGCATCTATCTCATCAATGAATACAATACTAGGTGCACACTGTCTTGCTTCTTGAAACAAGCTCCGCACTCTAGATGGCCCAACTCCAACAAACATTTCCATAAAATCTGACCCAGACATACTGAGGAAAGGCACACCTGATTCACCAGCAGTTGCCTTTGCAAGAAGTGTCTTCCCTGTGCCAGGGGGGCCTACAAGAAGTGCACCTTTTGGAATTTTCGCTCCCAGCTCCTCATACTTTTTTGGGTTCTTCAGGAAGTGTACAAACTCCATAATTTCTTGCTTAGCCTCATCACAGCCAGCAACATCTTTAAAAAACACCTAGTTTACCAAATAGAACATTGAAATTGCTAGTTAAGGAGATGACCTTACATATCTAagttttttcaattcaatgGCAAATGTAATAAAACAGCAGCAATAAACGATATAAAGCAAATATATAGTTCTTTCTAACCTTATCTTTGGCACTCTTATCCATCTTCGTAATAGTTGCTTTTCCTATATTAAATATTCCACGGCCACCCCGTCCACCAGGACCTCCAACACCTAGTCCACTCTGCATTTTTCGACCCATGAACCAGAGTGCTCCAAAAAGCAAGGCTGTTGGTGCAAACCTCATCAATTCTTGGTACCAGTTCACTTCATTCTCATATGTTACTGGAATATAATCATGAGGATCTATCCCTAGTGCTTCTTGGGCTTCCTCCAATTTCTCCTCAAAAGATTCAACACTTCCTATGTTAAAATAGTATTTGCACTGgcttaaatttcttttgtcaGGGCTACCATTAACAGGGCTCTGTGTAAAATCATCATTGGTTTCATTTGCGCTGCGTGGGGTGCTTTTCACAAACACTTTGGCG
It contains:
- the LOC102612679 gene encoding ATP-dependent zinc metalloprotease FTSH 10, mitochondrial-like; its protein translation is MIFSRIGRSLCRSARSSTFQKNVVAGDYNARADLLIEPIFPTTPCISRVDGGVGFVRSFLTSAGAGKQLVSLNKCSSNFNSIVANPRARKFCSGQSPKKSKYENYYPKNKKEIPKANEQKSESKGDSGAGDQNFTRQFSNFLSHLLLFGFVLSSVLLSPKQQKEISFQEFKNKLLEPGLVDRIVVTNKSVAKVFVKSTPRSANETNDDFTQSPVNGSPDKRNLSQCKYYFNIGSVESFEEKLEEAQEALGIDPHDYIPVTYENEVNWYQELMRFAPTALLFGALWFMGRKMQSGLGVGGPGGRGGRGIFNIGKATITKMDKSAKDKVFFKDVAGCDEAKQEIMEFVHFLKNPKKYEELGAKIPKGALLVGPPGTGKTLLAKATAGESGVPFLSMSGSDFMEMFVGVGPSRVRSLFQEARQCAPSIVFIDEIDAIGRARGRGGFSGGNDERESTLNQLLVEMDGFGTTAGVVVLAGTNRPDILDKALLRPGRFDRQITIDKPDIKGRDQIFQIYLKKLKLDNEPSFYSQRLAALTPGFAGADIANVCNEAALIAARNESAQITMQHFEAAIDRVIGGLEKKNKVISKLERRTVAYHESGHAVAGWFLEHAEPLLKVTIVPRGTAALGFAQYVPNENLLMTKEQLFDMTCMTLGGRAAEQVLLGKISTGAQNDLEKVTKMTYAQVAVYGFSDKVGLLSFPQRDDTFEMTKPYSSKTGAIIDNEVREWVGKAYDHTVKLIEEHREHVAQIAEELLEKEVLHQDDLVRVLGERPFKHSEPTNYDRFKKGFLEDDKESKETKEGGTAEDDNSSSPLEPEVVPT